A section of the Bacteroidota bacterium genome encodes:
- a CDS encoding DUF1566 domain-containing protein, which translates to MGVLSGKQEAFFSIILLIFYAFANHSALSQSYEIVGTNQTIFYDNSAEILAPSTSQAFYGQDAMYPGNIPSYTDHGDGTVTDNVTGLMWQQSADLNGDGTINVADKFSYQSSLIYADTLALAGYTDWRLPTIKELYSLILFSGLDISGPNPTVFVPFIDDEVFEFGYGDESAGERLIDAQYASLTLYVSTSMGGMETMFGVNFADGRIKGYPLTMPGVGDKLFYVKCVRGGQNYGVNSFSNNGNGTISDNSTGLMWTQDDNGEPLSWEEALEHAETSVFAGYTDWRLPDAKELQSIVDYTRSPATTSSSAIDPLFNCSQITDEGGNLNFPFCWTSTTHASVSSTPGEQAVYVCFGEALGWMEEPPMSGNYTLMDVHGAGAQRCDFKTGDPGGYPYGFGPQGDVVRIKHYVRLVRDIASSGTIEKTEKTGMKIYPNPNDGNFKVMIPNDTDKIEITTITGQPVLMYNPHGLITLDLTLPQNGIYSITAMTETLMQTVKVIVAR; encoded by the coding sequence ATGGGTGTCCTATCCGGAAAACAGGAGGCTTTCTTCTCTATTATTTTGCTGATTTTTTATGCTTTTGCAAATCATTCCGCTCTGTCACAGTCCTACGAAATCGTCGGCACAAACCAGACAATTTTCTATGATAATTCCGCAGAAATCTTAGCCCCTTCAACGAGTCAGGCTTTTTACGGACAGGATGCCATGTATCCGGGAAACATACCTTCTTACACGGATCATGGGGACGGAACAGTCACGGATAATGTCACAGGACTCATGTGGCAGCAGTCTGCCGATTTGAACGGCGATGGAACGATAAATGTGGCTGATAAATTCAGCTATCAGAGTTCCCTTATTTATGCTGATACGCTGGCTTTGGCGGGATATACCGACTGGAGGTTGCCGACGATCAAGGAATTATACTCTCTCATTCTATTTAGCGGTCTCGATATCAGTGGTCCAAATCCTACGGTTTTTGTACCTTTTATCGATGATGAAGTGTTTGAGTTCGGATATGGCGACGAGAGTGCCGGTGAAAGACTCATCGATGCCCAGTATGCAAGCTTGACTCTTTATGTATCAACCTCCATGGGGGGTATGGAGACCATGTTTGGTGTTAATTTTGCCGATGGGAGGATTAAGGGATACCCATTAACGATGCCCGGGGTGGGGGATAAACTGTTCTATGTAAAGTGCGTTAGAGGTGGACAGAACTATGGCGTAAATTCATTCAGCAATAATGGGAATGGAACCATAAGCGATAATTCCACAGGTTTGATGTGGACACAGGATGACAACGGGGAGCCTCTTTCCTGGGAGGAAGCTTTGGAGCATGCCGAAACATCAGTATTTGCAGGATATACGGACTGGCGCTTACCCGATGCAAAAGAACTTCAGAGTATTGTGGATTATACCCGCAGCCCAGCAACAACTTCTTCATCTGCAATTGATCCGCTTTTTAATTGTTCCCAGATTACCGATGAAGGGGGGAACCTCAATTTCCCTTTCTGCTGGACATCTACTACTCATGCTTCTGTTTCATCCACACCGGGAGAACAGGCAGTTTATGTCTGTTTTGGAGAAGCCCTGGGATGGATGGAAGAACCTCCCATGTCGGGCAATTATACATTGATGGATGTACATGGCGCCGGCGCTCAGCGCTGTGATTTTAAAACCGGCGACCCTGGCGGCTATCCATACGGCTTCGGCCCCCAGGGGGATGTGGTGAGAATAAAACATTATGTGAGACTGGTTAGAGATATAGCTTCTTCAGGAACAATAGAGAAAACAGAAAAGACTGGTATGAAAATTTATCCCAATCCTAACGACGGTAATTTTAAAGTGATGATCCCCAATGATACGGATAAAATCGAGATCACAACAATTACCGGACAGCCTGTCCTGATGTATAACCCCCATGGCCTGATAACTCTGGATCTGACTCTTCCCCAAAACGGGATCTATTCAATAACAGCCATGACAGAAACCTTAATGCAAACAGTGAAAGTGATTGTTGCCAGGTAA